In Helianthus annuus cultivar XRQ/B chromosome 8, HanXRQr2.0-SUNRISE, whole genome shotgun sequence, a single genomic region encodes these proteins:
- the LOC110872842 gene encoding 21 kDa protein, whose amino-acid sequence MESSYSLIILLLLTSAICLISALEKTNVEFIRTSCGLTTYPTLCFKSLSARAGAIQTSPKLLAQTALSVALDTTRTTSSSMVKLSKVHGMAPLEVAAMKDCLELLSDSMYELQRSLHEMRRPGSKDSRLVMRDIQTWVSSAMTDEDTCTEGFKNDLKMESVVRGKIVKAAHLTSNALALINSYASLSR is encoded by the coding sequence ATGGAAAGTTCATACTCCCTTATAATATTACTTCTCTTAACTTCGGCAATCTGTTTAATCTCGGCCCTTGAGAAAACAAATGTTGAGTTCATAAGAACATCATGTGGTTTAACAACTTATCCAACACTTTGCTTCAAGTCACTCTCAGCACGAGCTGGTGCAATCCAAACAAGCCCTAAGCTACTAGCCCAAACCGCTCTATCTGTGGCCCTTGACACCACCCGCACCACCTCTTCATCCATGGTTAAATTGTCGAAAGTGCACGGCATGGCTCCTCTAGAGGTTGCAGCCATGAAAGATTGCCTTGAGTTATTGAGTGACTCTATGTACGAGTTGCAAAGGTCACTTCACGAGATGAGGCGACCAGGTTCCAAAGATTCAAGGTTGGTGATGAGAGACATACAGACATGGGTCAGTTCCGCGATGACGGATGAGGACACGTGCACCGAAGGGTTCAAGAATGACCTGAAAATGGAAAGTGTTGTGAGAGGAAAGATTGTGAAGGCTGCACACTTAACCAGCAATGCTTTGGCTTTGATCAACAG